A single Musa acuminata AAA Group cultivar baxijiao chromosome BXJ2-1, Cavendish_Baxijiao_AAA, whole genome shotgun sequence DNA region contains:
- the LOC135583363 gene encoding glycylpeptide N-tetradecanoyltransferase 1-like, whose protein sequence is MVVGDDESSHEVEQDPNPVAQPASDASLAAADAAVSVEGDGEIQSLARRIQEALSVGKRHRFWETQPVGQFKDAGRGGLPEGPIEPPTALSAVRPEPYNLPALYEWTTCDMDDEQTCAEVYNLLTNNYVEDDENMFRFNYSKEFLQWALRPPGYFKAWHIGVRVKATKKLVAFITGVPGRIRVREDVIRMAEVNFLCVHKKLRSKRLAPVMIKEVTRRVHLENIWQAAYTAGVILPTPVTTCRYWHRSLNPKKLIDVGFSRLGARMTMSRTIRLYKLPEATATPGFRKMELRDVPAVTRLLREHLSLFVVAPDFDENDVEHWVLPLENVVDSYVVESPETHEVTDFCSFYTLPSSILNNQNYSVLKAAYSFYNVAAKTPLLHLMNDALIVAKQKDYDVFNALDVMHNDTFLKELKFGPGDGQLHYYLYNYRLRNDLKPAELGLVLL, encoded by the coding sequence ATGGTGGTCGGCGACGACGAATCCTCCCACGAAGTGGAACAAGACCCTAACCCAGTTGCGCAGCCAGCTTCCGATGCCTCTCTAGCGGCGGCGGATGCGGCTGTTTCCGTAGAGGGCGATGGGGAGATCCAGTCCCTCGCTCGTAGGATCCAAGAGGCACTCTCCGTCGGGAAGCGGCACCGTTTCTGGGAGACCCAACCGGTGGGCCAATTCAAGGACGCCGGCCGCGGCGGGCTCCCAGAGGGCCCCATCGAGCCGCCGACCGCCCTGTCCGCCGTCAGGCCGGAGCCGTACAACCTCCCCGCCCTCTACGAGTGGACCACCTGCGACATGGACGATGAACAGACCTGCGCCGAGGTATACAATCTTCTCACCAACAACTACGTCGAGGATGATGAGAACATGTTCCGCTTCAACTACTCCAAGGAGTTCCTCCAGTGGGCGCTTCGCCCGCCGGGTTACTTCAAGGCATGGCACATTGGCGTTCGGGTGAAGGCCACGAAGAAGCTGGTTGCCTTCATTACCGGCGTGCCCGGGAGGATCCGGGTGAGGGAGGACGTCATACGGATGGCCGAGGTCAACTTCCTGTGCGTCCACAAGAAGCTGCGGTCGAAGCGGCTCGCCCCCGTGATGATCAAGGAGGTCACCAGGCGGGTTCATTTGGAGAACATATGGCAGGCGGCCTACACGGCCGGAGTCATCCTGCCGACTCCCGTCACGACCTGCCGTTACTGGCATCGTTCTCTGAATCCCAAGAAGCTGATTGACGTCGGGTTCTCCCGGCTCGGAGCTCGGATGACTATGAGCCGAACGATCAGGCTCTACAAGCTTCCAGAAGCAACTGCGACCCCTGGGTTTAGGAAAATGGAGCTTCGTGATGTTCCGGCAGTCACCCGGTTGCTAAGAGAGCATTTGAGCCTGTTCGTAGTTGCACCGGATTttgatgagaatgatgtggagcaTTGGGTTCTTCCTCTGGAGAATGTGGTGGACAGTTATGTGGTCGAGAGCCCTGAGACTCATGAAGTGACAGACTTCTGTAGCTTCTACACTCTTCCTTCTTCAATTCTGAATAACCAGAATTATTCGGTGTTGAAGGCTGCTTATTCTTTCTATAATGTGGCTGCAAAGACTCCTCTGCTCCACCTGATGAACGATGCACTTATTGTGGCGAAGCAGAAGGACTATGATGTCTTCAACGCCCTTGATGTCATGCACAATGATACTTTCCTGAAGGAGCTGAAGTTTGGGCCTGGTGATGGGCAACTCCATTACTATCTTTACAACTATCGACTCAGGAATGATTTAAAACCAGCAGAGCTAGGACTCGTTCTTTTGTAG
- the LOC135599175 gene encoding lysine-specific demethylase JMJ32-like, which produces MEERRLRDLWREARELSFGTSGEVERLESPPTPLRFLRDYVSANKPCVISRAATLHWPAIARSLWSDDAYLCRALNGRSVSVHLTPHGRADSLVPLPSAPGGGRGLCFATACSRSMEFSEALHLIAATGSPSSPVVAYAQQQHDCFRAEYSALAADVEPHIPWATEALACLPEAVNLWIGNGRSETSFHKDHYENLYVVVTGKKHFLLLPPTEAHRLYVRSYPAAQYVARTSSSSEDMGELKLEMLEPETLVPWCSVDPYPPSPEAMAEHRSSFPLYFEGPRPFECTLEAGEMLYLPSMWFHHVRQTPDCNGKTIAINYWYDMVFDIKYAYFNFLQTINYSPCTKESSWMLCNSSCDATLED; this is translated from the exons ATGGAGGAGCGACGACTGAGGGATCTTTGGAGAGAGGCGCGGGAGCTAAGCTTCGGCACCTCCGGCGAGGTGGAGAGGCTGGAGTCTCCGCCCACGCCGCTTCGCTTCCTCCGGGACTACGTCTCCGCCAACAAGCCCTGCGTCATCTCTCGCGCCGCCACTCTCCACTGGCCCGCCATCGCCCGGTCCCTCTGGTCCGACGACGCCTATCTCTGCCGCGCCCTCAACGGCCGCTCCGTCTCCGTCCACCTTACCCCCCATGGCCGCGCTGACTCCCTCGTCCCCCTGCCGTCCGCGCCTGGCGGCGGCCGGGGCCTCTGCTTCGCCACCGCCTGCTCCCGGAGCATGGAGTTCTCAGAGGCCCTCCACCTAATCGCCGCCACTGGATCGCCGTCCTCCCCGGTCGTAGCCTACGCCCAGCAGCAGCACGATTGCTTCCGGGCGGAGTACTCGGCTCTGGCGGCGGACGTGGAGCCGCACATCCCATGGGCCACCGAGGCGCTCGCTTGCCTCCCGGAGGCAGTCAACCTGTGGATCGGCAATGGACGGTCGGAGACGTCGTTCCACAAGGATCACTACGAGAACCTTTACGTCGTGGTGACCGGCAAGAAGCATTTCCTCCTGCTGCCCCCCACTGAGGCACACCGCCTCTACGTCCGCTCTTATCCTGCCGCCCAGTATGTCGCCagaacctcctcctcctctgag GATATGGGAGAGCTGAAGCTGGAAATGTTGGAGCCTGAGACACTTGTTCCTTGGTGTAGCGTCGATCCATACCCTCCATCACCGGAGGCCATGGCGGAGCACAGGTCATCCTTCCCTTTATACTTCGAGGGCCCTAGGCCATTCGAATGCACTCTTGAAGCAGGGGAGATGCTCTACCT GCCAAGTATGTGGTTTCATCATGTCAGGCAAACACCTGACTGCAATGGGAAGACAATTGCTATTAATTACT GGTATGACATGGTGTTTGATATTAAGTATGCATACTTTAATTTCTTGCAAACCATCAATTATTCTCCTTGCACCAAGGAGTCATCATGGATGCTATGCAATTCAAGTTGTGATGCAACTCTAGAAGACTAG